Below is a genomic region from Penaeus monodon isolate SGIC_2016 chromosome 33, NSTDA_Pmon_1, whole genome shotgun sequence.
gggaAGTAGGAGTGAGGGCGGAGGGTGATACTTCACTTCCTctgtttgaaaaaaagaaaaacgtataataataattatctataccaCATATTGACGTTTAAAACTTCTTAAGTGTAAAATCTCTTATCTTAATATATTTCACATAGGATGTCTTCATGTCTGTACTTTTATAGAACAAACGCCACTTATGGATAGTAGAAAATTACAAATGTCAGACTTGTCATTTTCTCTTGCAGAAAGTAAATGTTTTTATGCAATTATCAAAACCAGCTTTAATTCTTNNNNNNNNNNNNNNNNNNNNNNNNNNNNNNNNNNNNNNNNNNNNNNNNNNNNNNNNNNNNNNNNNNNNNNNNNNcatacacacacatacttctgtANNNNNNNNNNNNNNNNNNNNNNNNNNNNNNNNNNNNNNNNNNNNNNNNNNNNNNNNNNNNNNNNNNNNNNNNNNNNNNNNNNNNNNNNNNNNNNNNNNNNNNNNNNNNNNNNNNNNNNNNNNNNNNNNNNNNNNNNNNNNNNNNNNNNNNNNNNNNNNNNNNNNNNNNNNNNNNNNNNNNNNNNNNNNNNNNNNNNNNNNNNNNNNNNNNNNNNNNNNNNNNNNNNNNNNNNNNNNNNNNNNNNNNNNNNNNCGCGCGTATGTATGTGNNNNNNNNNNNNNNNNNNNNNNNNNNNNNNNNNNNNNNNNNNNNNNNNNNNNNNNNNNNNNNNNNNNNNNNNNNNNNNNNNNNNNNNNNNNNNNNNNNNNNNNNNNNNNNNNNNNNNNNNNNAAGAATGGACTGATAATTCtatagatgaaataaaagcatTTGTTCATACTACAAGGTTCAATgtctttatatattcttttggAAAAACTAATTTTCTTTAGTCCTTCTCTGAAGGTTAAATTCAGAAAGAATAAatgtaaccaaaaaaataaatgtcattcTCTCAATGTTATTTTCACAAtctttcccatcctcctttcACCTCTCTCATTAAACTTCTCCCNNNNNNNNNNNNNNNNNNNNNNNNNNNNNNNNNNNNNNNNNNNNNNAGGCATGCAGAAATAATTGAAGTTACATAACACTGACATCCTAGTATAATGACCCtgctatatttatacttttttcatcttttttcttctttttatacaaGACTAAGAAATAAAGCCGCAACCAGCcaaaggggttggggtggggaacaaggggggggggggggaaaggatcaaggggaaggagatagggagaaaagggNNNNNNNNNNNNNNNNNNNNNNNNNNNNNNNNNNNNNNNGACTTCACTNNNNNNNNNNNNNNNNNNNNNNNNNNNNNNNNNNNNNNNNNNNNNNNNNNNNNNNNNNNNNNNTCCACGAAAAACACCACAGAGAGGCGCGTCAACCCGGCACCATCCATCACCAGAGCGGATTAGGGGTTCTGGTCAGCCACAACAACCATGTATCACGTCTTTACCTCTTGCTTCACCTTCACTGGAGATATATCTTTCTTGGGATCAAAAgattttcctcctccattctccaaTGTCTCTAGTTTAACCTTCACATCTTCTTCTGCTTCGGACTGCAAACATTTCAAAGGGTTTTAGATTACTTTCTTCACACACATCTACTTGGCTCAAATCAACTCTTTAAACAAAACTCTTTGACATTCACAGAAGCTGCTACGGACAGACACATTCAAACTCATAGNNNNNNNNNNNNNNNNNNNNNNNNNNNNNNNNNNNNNNNNNNNNNNNNNNNNNNNNNNNNNTGTGTGTCCNNNNNNNNNNNNNNNNNNNNNNNNNNNNNNNNNNNNNNNNNNNNNNNNNNNNNNNNNNNNNNNNNNNNNNNNNNNNNNNNNNNNNNNNNNNNNNNNNNNNNNNNNNNNNNNNNNNNNNNNNNNNNNNNNNNNNNNNNNNNNNNNNNNNNNNNNNNNNNNNNNNNNNNNNNNNNNNNNNNNNNNNNNNNNNNNNNNNNNNNNNNNNNNNNNNNNNNNNNNNNNNNNNNNNNNNNNNNNNNNNNNNNNNNNNNNNNNNNNNNNNNNNNNNNNNNNNNNNNNNNNNNNNNNNNNNNNNNNNNNNNNNNNNNNNNNNNNNNNNNNNNNNNNNNNNNNNNNNNNNNNNNNNNNNNNNNNNNNNNNNNNNNNNNNNNNNNNNNNNNNNNNNNNNNNNNNNNNNNNNNNNNNNNNNNNNNNNNNNNNNNNNNNNNNNNNNNNNNNNNNNNNNNNNNNNNNNNNNNNNNNNNNNNNNNNNNNNNNNNNNNNNNNNNNNNNNNNNNNNNNNNNNNNNNNNNNNNNNNNNNNNNNNNNNNNNNNNNNNNNNNNtttatttcttatatatattgatatttgtatttcgtatattattattacatttttctatttatctatatttattattatatatcatattattctattttacatgtattacatgtattattttttatcatctaataattttattttatacattttttatgtttacatatttatattttttttaacacattcattatacttaccatatacattacattatacatcatatcacatatacattCCATTTTACCATATATACCCATTTATATTTACCTTGCTGTTTNNNNNNNNNNNNNNNNNNNNNNNNNNNNNNNNNNNNNNNNNNNNNNNNNNNNNNNNNNNNNNNNNNNNNNNNNNNNNNNNNNNNNNNNNNNNNNNNNNNNNNNNNNNNNNNNNNNNNNNNNNNNNNNNNNNNNNNNNNNNNNNNNNNNNNNNNNNNNNNNNNNNNNNNNNNNNNNNNNNNNNNNNNNNNNNNNNNNNNNNNNNNNNNNNNNNNNNNNNNNNNNNNNNNNNNNNNNNNNNNNNNNNNNNNNNNNNNNNNNNNNNNNNNNNNNNNNNNNNNNNNNNNNNNNNNNNNNNNNNNNNNNNNNNNNNNNNNNNNNNNNNNNNNNNNNNNNNNNNNNNNNNNNNNNNNNNNNNNNNNNNNNNNNNNNNNNNNNNNNNNNNNNNNNNNNNNNNNNNNNNNNNNNNNNNNNNNNNNNNNNNNNNNNNNNNNNNNNNNNNNNNNNNNNNNNNNNNNNNNNNNNNNNNNNNNNNNNNNNNNNNNNNNNNNNNNNNNNNNNNNNNNNNNNNNNNNNNNNNNNNNNNNNNNNNNNNNNNNNNNNNNNNNNNNNNNNNNNNNNNNNNNNNNNNNNNNNNNNNNNNNNNNNNNNNNNNNNNNNNNNNNNNNNNNNNNNNNNNNNNNNNNNNNNNNATTGCATGGGCAAGTAGGTATGTGTACTTCTGTGTTCGTCATATCCGCACATAGGCAGCTTTCAAATAATCtcttatctaaatatttataaaatgctTAACTCNNNNNNNNNNNNNNNNNNNNNNNNNNNNNNNNNNNNNNNNNNNNNNNNNNNNNNNNNNNNNNNNNNNNNNNNNNNNNNNNNNNNNNNNNNNNNNNNNNNNNNNNNNNNNNNNNNNNNNNNNNNNNNNNNNNNNNNNNNNNNNNNNNNNNNNNNNNNNNNNNNNNNNNNNNNNNNNNNNNNNNNNNNNNNNNNNNNNNNNNNNNNNNNNNNNNNNNNNNNNNNNNNNNNNNNNNNNNNNNNNNNNNNNNNNNNNNNNNNNNNNNNNNNNNNNNNNNNNNNNNNNNNNNNNNNNNNNNNNNNNNNNNNNNNNNNNNNNNNNNNNNNNNNNNNNNNNNNNNACACTTCATGTGAATTGAAAGATGACCTTtgtaattacataaatattaatatacagacCTCTATTACCTAAATCTAAACTATATTCATGCTTGCatttatgtagaaaaaaatcaaCCTTAAATCTATATACAACTAAAATCTTATACNNNNNNNNNNNNNNNNNNNNNNNNNNNNNNNNNNNNNNNNNNNNNNNNNNNNNNNNNNNNNNNNNNNNNNNNNNNNNNNNNNNNNNNNNNNNNNNNNNNNNNNNNNNNNNNNNNNNNNNNNNNNNNNNNNNNNNNNNNNNNNNNNNNNNNNNNNNNNNNNNNNNNNNNNNNNNNNNNNNNNNNNNNNNNNNNNNNNNNNNNNNNNNNNNNNNNNNNNNNNNNNNNNNNNNNNNNNNNNNNNNNNNNNNNNNNNNNNNNNNNNNNNNNNNNNNNNNNNNNNNNNNNNNNNNNNNNNNNNNNNNNNNNNNNNNNNNNNNAACATAATCAACCCAGTCAAACTGGCTGGCATCTATTCTTGTCAAGACACACTGGGACCATATGCCAAGCAGTGGACTTGCTTTTTGTTGTGAACTAAACAGCCATTATGAAGGTGTATGGTCTCATACAATGCAGCCAAAATTGCAGCTGACTNNNNNNNNNNNNNNNNNNNNNNNNNNNNNNNNNNNNNNNNNNNNNNNNNNNNNNNNNNNNNNNNNNNNNNNNNNNNNNNNNNNNNNNNNNNNNNNNNNNNNNNNNNNNNNNNNNNNNNNNNNNNNNNNNNNNNNNNNNNNNNNNNNNNNNNNNNNNNNNNNNNNNNNNNNNNNNNNNNNNNNNNNNNNNNNNNNNNNNNNNNNNNNNNNNNNNNNNNNNNNNNNNNNNNNNNNNNNNNNNNNNNNNNNNNNNNNNNNNNNNNNNNNNNNNNNNNNNNNNNNNNNNNNNNNNNNNNNNNNNNNNNNNNNNNNNNNNNNNNNNNNNNNNNNNNNNNNNNNNNNNNNNNNNNNNNNNNNNNNNNNNNNNNNNNNNNNNNNNNNNNNNNNNNNNNNNNNNNNNNNNNNNNNNNNNNNNNNNNNNNNNNNNNNNNNNNNNNNNNNNNNNNNNNNNNNNNNNNNNNNNNNNNNNNNNNNNNNNNNNNNNNNNNNNNNNNNNNNNNNNNNNNNNNNNNNNNNNNNNNNNNGGTCATTATTTACTTGCACATTCAGGGCATCCCATATTCCCTTTGGAATTAAATAAAAAGCATCTTATTTCTTATAAAGATTCTtttaactaattaaaaaaaacaccactgaATTTGTGAGCAAGTAAAATGTGCCCAGTGCTAAGATGTTGCATGAAAGAATCAATATAATGCTGAATGCAAAATACACGGAAAGATGTTAAAATGATACCCACCAAGACCTGTGGAGTCTTTATATCACCTGTGTCACTCCCTGCTGTTGAGGTTCGACTGCTTGGAACCCGATTGTGCTGAAAGCAAAGGCCAAATTAGATATCTGCCTTTATTCTGCCTCCATGGAGGTATCTTAATTCAATAACTGCTAAGTTTGATATTTTAAATCAATATCTTGTGAAATTCAGCAACAACAATTTATCACTTCCCATCATGGATCAGAAAAGACTGAAATCCTACATTATACAGACAAAAACTTTTGAGAAAAATAACCTTAGCATCATTTTCTATTATGCTACTAAGATTCACTTGTTACTTACTTTGTACTCCTTATTATATCCTTCTTTAACGCATTCTGGACATTCCCAGCTGTTGGGCAGATCCTCATTGACAATACCATCTGCATCTTCATACTTTGGAACAGAAAAATGTTATCAATTTGGAGCAAGGCTGCTGTGGCAAGTAGATAATTTAACTCAAATATACAAAAATCTACTAATAAGTGGAAAACCACCCAGAATACACACTTCTTTTAACCCAATGGATNNNNNNNNNNNNNNNNNNNNNNNNNNNNNNNNNNNNNNNNNNNNNNNNNNNNNNNNNNNNNNNNNNNNNNNNNNNNNNNNNNNNNNNNNNNNNNNNNNNNNNNNNNNNNNNNNNNNNNNNNNNNNNNNNNNNNNNNNNNNNNNNNNNNNNNNNNNNNNNNNNNNNNNNNNNNNNNNNNNNNNNNNNNNNNNNNNNNNNNNNNNNNNNNNNNNNNNNNNNNNNNNNNNNNNNNNNNNNNNNNNNNNNNNNNNNNNNNNNNNNNNNNNNNNNNNNNNNNNNNNNNNNNNNNNNNNNNNNNNNNNNNNNNNNNNNNNAAGGGGTTAAGACCTTGTATGCANNNNNNNNNNNNNNNNNNNNNNNNNNNNNNNNNNNNNNNNNNNNNNNNNNNNNNNNNNNNNNNNNNNNNNNNNNNNNNNNNNNNNNNNNNNNNNNNNNNNNNNNNNNNNNNNNNNNNNNNNNNNNNNNNNNNNNNNNNNNNNNNNNNNNNNNNNNNNNNNNNNNNNNNNNNNNNNNNNNNNNNNNNNNNNNNNNNNNNNNNNNNNNNNNNNNNNNNNNNNNNNNNNNNNNNNNNNNNNNNNNNNNNNNNNNNNNNNNNNNNNNNNNNNNNNNNNNNGTTATTGTATCTCTTTCATAATATCATTTCTGTGATACATGATCAATATCACATAGATNNNNNNNNNNNNNNNNNNNNNNNNNNNNNNNNNNNNNNNNNNNNNNNNNNNNNNNNNNNNNNNNNNNNNNNNNNNNNNNNNNNNNNNNNNNNNNNNNNNNTTTAAACCCCCTTTTGTAAATTAttgcgggggtttttttaaagaaatatttaaagtttttggggggttttttgggaaaaaaggggtttgaaattttttaaagtgtaaaatttttgtgttttgtctcGGGTGAAAATGGTGAAGGGCAAAGGAAAGCTTATAT
It encodes:
- the LOC119594144 gene encoding lysine-specific demethylase 2B-like (The sequence of the model RefSeq protein was modified relative to this genomic sequence to represent the inferred CDS: added 48 bases not found in genome assembly); protein product: MLHLLQDFTSQVFVKQYEDADGIVNEDLPNSWECPECVKEGYNKEYKHNRVPSSRTSTAGSDTGDIKTPQVLSEAEEDVKVKLETLENGGGKSFDPKKDISPVKVKQES